TGGACGCCTCCGCACTACTGGCCGCTGTCCATGCGCTACGGCGAGGATTACCGGAACGCCAACGTGCCCATGCTTGGAGCCATCGCCGGCGCCAAGGTGGTCTCCGTACAGGTAGTTCTTTACGCCTGGGCCATGGTCGCCTGCTCGCTCCTGATGATTCCTGTCGGCGGAGCTGGCTGGGTCTACACCATTGCTGCCGTCGCTGCCGGTGCCTGGTTCCTGTACGAGAGCCACGCCCTCTACAAGCGTGCACAGGGCGGCGACGTCTCCAACAAGGGAGCCATGAAGGTCTTCCACGGGTCCATCAGCTACCTGACGCTGCTGTTCATCGCGCTGGCAGTCGATCCCTTCATTGGTTCACCGCTTATCGGCGGCTAAGCCGGCTCTTCAGTTACCCCAACGCAAAGGCACGACGCCGCCACTTACCCGGGTGCGGCGTCGTGCCTTTTGCTTTCACCCACCGCACCACGCCTCTAACACCACCTATGCGGCTTCCTTCAACACCTAGTTCAGGGCTCCCAGCACTCATTTTCAGCGCCATCACCACCTAGTTGTGCTGGATGACGACTAGGTGTCGCAACATACCCCCTACCGTTCGAAGCGGAACAAAGCTGTTCCATTTCCGACGAAGATCTGGGGAAGCGATGAAGAAGCTATTGCGTACTGCCGGAGTGATGACCATTGCCGGGGCTTCGGTCCTGACGGGCGTTTCCGCCGCCCAGGCCGCCCCGGCATGTTCCACGGCAAGGGTGTGCCTCTACGACGATTATTGGTTTACCGGAACGCAGCGAACCTTCGGCTGGGTGACCTCCAACGTCGGGACGGCCGCGAACGACAAGGCAAGTTCCCTGGTGGTAGGGCCACCCGCTGACCCGGCTTCTCCGTACGTCTATTTCTACGTTGATGACAACTTCTCCGGGTACAGCATCATCTTCCGGGGCGGGAACGCCATGAACGACCTGAGGGGCAGTGCCATGGTGGCGGGCAGGAACTGGGACGACGAAATTACGAGCGTCTGGGGCTGACGGATTGCGCAGTGCAACGACCCTGCTTCAAGCCGTAGGCAGTGCTGTGACGATGCTGGTGGTTTCGGGCATCGTCACGGCCTGTTCGCCCGTGGGCCAAGTCCCGGCCGCGCCACCGTCGACGCCGAGCCTTCCTGTTGTGGATCGCGCAGCAGGAGCAGGTGCGCGGGCGGTCCTCAACGAGGCCACTGGAGAGGTTGTGCTCCCGATGAGTGCCTACTGGTACTCCGACCGGGAGAACGTCCTGGTCAATTCCGCGGTGGCATTCCTGATCTACGACTGCGTCGAGGACGCCGGATTCACCGTCGCGCCTTGGGGTGGCGACGGCAAAGCGCTTCAAGACCGCCGATACGGGCAGTGGTCCAAGACACTGGCTGCAAAAAACGGCGTCAAGCCCGAGATCCGCAAGATTCCCGGTGTAATGCCGGAACAACCGGACCGGCCCGCCCTCAGCGCAGAGCACCAGCAGGCAGAAACCAAGTGCAGCAACACAGTGGGGCGGGCCGGTTTCCCGGAATTCCTTGAAGGCTTGGCCGGTGATTTGTCAGTCCAGCAACAGATTACCCAGGACGCCGTGGGGCTCACGGCCCGTGACCCGGAATATCTGGCGTATCGAGAAGACTGGCAGCAGTGCCTGGCTGAGAAGGGCCTGAAACTGGTGGCTGGCGACACCTGGACTGTCGCGTCGGGTGGCTCCAAGGAAGACGAGATCCGCGTGGCGGTACTCGACGTTGACTGCAAGGAATCCAGTGGTGGCGCCAGAAAACCTTATGACATCTTCGCGCAGTACCAAGCGGCCTTGATGAAAGGCCATCAGGCCGAGCTCAACGTCCTGGCTGAACAGAAGGCGGCGGCTGTTGAGAGAGCCAAACAGGTTCTTCGCGACCACGGCGTGGCCGATGCGAGGCTCTGAGACGAGCCTCGACGGTCCCGCCATGAAACGCGTACCCCGCTGGTGGCTTGTGGTGGTGGCTGTTGTCGTGGCGCTGTCGGGGATGTTTGCTGCCTATTGGGCCGGCTCGCAAGCTGCTTCCATGGCAACCTCAACACAGGACACCCCTGAGGTGATTCCTGTGTCGGCCACCGTCGAGCGCCGGGCTGTGGCCCAACAAGTCACTGTTGCCGGGAAAGTGGTGGCCGGCAAAACGTCGCCAGTCACCGCGAGTCTTACGGATGGGATAGACAGGTTGGTCCTTACTTCCACACCCAAGGCCGTGGGAGATCCCGTGGCGCCAGGTGAGTTGCTGGCTGTCGTATCCGGACGTCCCCTTCTGGTGATGCCTGCCAACGTTCCGATGTATCGGGACTTGGTGGCCGGCGACTCCGGCCCGGACGTCCGGGCGCTGCAAGAGGGCCTGGCTGGGTTCGGGTTTGCCGTGAAGGCAACCGGGACCTTTGACCAGCAGACCCAAGATGCCCTTGAAGCCTGGTACAAAGCCGCGGGATTCTTCGCCCCCACTTCATCCATCGTCGACGCAAGCAACAAGTCCGCACCTGCAGTGATGTTTCGTTGGCGGGACTTCGTTCAGGTTCCGGGTGATACCGGACGAGTTGCTTCGATTGCCGCGACTGGCGCGGTGCTTGCAGAGGATGGCGTGGTGGCACAGATCTCCATAGCCGAAGACACGATCGTAGCCAGGGCCACCGTGCTCCAAGCCGGGAACTTCGCCGTCGGATCCTCAGTGACAGTCAGGGCAGGAACGGTAAGTGTGAATACCTCAGTGACGGCTGCCGGCGCATTCACTGAGGGTGACAGTGGCAACAATGTTGTGCCGGGGATGGACATTACGTTTCCCATCCCTCCAGGGACCGTTGGCTTGGCACCTGGACAGTCCGTCACGGCGACGTCCGGAAGCGTGCCGGCCGAGTCGCTCGCGGTGCCGCTCATTGCCATTCGACAGGAGTCGGGAATCGCCTACGTCCAACTTGGCGCGGACGAGGGTTCGAAGCGGATAGACGTCACAGTGACAGCCCAGGCTGACGGTTGGGCTGCGTTGGCCGACGTCCAAGGCATTGCCGTGGGCGACAAGGTTCTGCTGCCGTGAGCGCTGAAGGGCAGCTCGCGCCCAGCATCGACCCGCTCGGGGTGGACCCCCTGATCTCCCTGCGGCATGTCAGCCGGGAGTTTCCCGGGGCCAAAGCCGTGGAAGACGTGAACCTGGACATTCGGGCAGGGGAATTCCTGGCTGTCGTGGGGCCCTCCGGCTCCGGCAAATCGACCCTGCTCAACATCCTGGGCCTGTTGGACGCGCCGACTGGCGGAACGTATGTAGTGATGGGCGCCGATGTCGGTGTTCTCCCGATCAGCCAGCGGGCGGAACTCCGGGCAAGGACCTTCGGGTTCATTTTTCAGGAGTCCCACATGGTGGGACGGGACGCCGCTGCCAGAAACGCAGTTCTTGGGCTTCGCTCTCGGGGGGTTGCCTGGAAAGAGCAGAAGCGCTTGGTTATTCCCGCCTTACGCAGGTTCGGCCTGGAGGACAGGGCAAAAACCCCCGCCTCCTTGCTCTCCGGCGGAGAGCGGCAACGCCTGGCCATTGCACGGGCGGTCATCGGGGCGCCCACTGTGGTTCTGGCCGATGAACCCACCGGAAGCCTGGACACCGCCAACGGACGGGTGGTGGTCGATCATCTACGGCAGCTACAGAAGGGCGGCACCACGGTAGTTGTGGTCACGCATGACCCTGGCATCGCAGCTTCCGCGGACCGAACCATCACCATGCGGGACGGACGCATTATTGACGACACGGGACCCGTTTTCCCTGCAGAACAGGGCGGACAGAAACACTTCACAGCCGGCGAACATCCTCCCAGTTTGGACCGGCGTCGCAGGCATGAGGTCATCGACCTTGTCGCTGACGCGCTGTCTGCCCTGACCACCCGCCCAGCCAAGGCCCTGCTGTTGGTTCTTGCTTTCCTTTTGGGCAGTGGTGGGCTGGTCGCCGCCGTCAGCCTCAGTGAAAGTGCCGCCGTCAAGGTTTCCGCACGCATAGACTCGGCGGCCAATGATGAAGTCCGGGCCACACGGGTGGGCGGTTACGATTCCTGGGCGGCTGTATCGACAGATCTGATGGCGTCGAGCCTTCTTCCCGGCGTCACCGCTGCCGGCGTGGTCGCCGAAATCCCGGCCAGCGAGGCACAGCCTTCGACGTTCCGGCCGGGTTCCGTCCCGGAAGCACCTACATTCGGTGGTGCTGTCCTCATTGCAGACGCCGCCTACCTCCGCCTGCAGGGCGCCAACGTTTCCTACGGTGATATCGCTCTGCTTGACCATTCATTCGGGGCACCGGTGGCCTTCCTGGGCCGGGACGCCGCGCGTCAATTGGGCGTAGCGAAGCCAGGCCCCGGCGTCGTGGTCTGGCTCTATGGGCAACCCGTATCAGTGGTGGGAATCATCAACAACCCCGGACGCGACCCCATTCTGGATGGCGCTGTGGTGGTGGGCGTTGGGTCGTATCCAATTGCTTCAAACAAGATGGCTGCCACCCTGGTCCTTCGTACCCGCACGGGCGCGCCGGCCGCCATAGCAGAAGCGCTCCCCAAGGCCCTGAGTCCCGCATCACCGGAAGCAGTCGAGGTGCAGACCGTTGCTGATCTCAGGGAGCTCAAACACGGGATCAACACTGACCTGGGTCGAATGGTTGCCATGGTTTCGGTAATACTCCTGGCAATCGCAAGCTTGAGCGCAGGCACAACAATGTATGTGGGGGTCTTGGCACGGACGCAGGAGATAGCGCTGAGGCTGGCCCTCGGTATGCGCAGGGGCGCCTTGGCGTCCATGTTTCTGGTGGAGGGTGCGTTGGTGGGTACGCTGGGCGGGGTTGCCGGTGCCGCCGCAGGAATGGTCGCTGCCCTTGCCTATTCGGCGAACGAGGGCTGGCTGCCCGTTATACCGGCGGATGCGGCCATCCTGGGTATCGCGGCGGGTCTGCTGAGCGGCACCCTGTCAGCGGTCTATCCGGCAGTGGTGGCGTCGCGGGCGAACCCCGCCCAGCTCATCCGCAGCTAACGCTGCTGGCTGGAACGTGCGACGTCGGCCGCATTGGTTGAGGCGCTCATCAGCACCGCAGCGCCAAGCATGTGGGCGCCCACCAGCAGGGCAGGAATACCGTTGTAGTACTGGGTAAAACCGATGACGGCCTGGAGCAAGGTCACGCCCAAGAGGAGGTATGTCGCCGTTCGGAACGGTCCGACAAGCTTGTGCCGGAACACCAAGTAGAGGGCGAAAAGGGTTCCGCCGGTGATCAGGTAGGCAGGGACGGCGTGGATGTGCGAGAAAAGGTCCCAGTCAAGGTCGTTGCGTGGCGCATCGGCGTCGCCGGCGTGCGGTCCCGCTCCTGTGACCACGACGCCCAGCATGACGGAGAGCGCCGAGAACACTGCAACAGCGAGCATGAGCGGACGGGCAACTGTCGGCAGTACAGGCAGGGTGCGGTTCATGAACTTGCCGGTGCGGCCGTAAGCCCGGTTGACCAGCAGGGTAGCGAGCACCACCAAAGCCATGGAGACCAGGAAGTGCAGGCCCACCACCCAGGGGTTGAGGCCGGACAGGACAGTGATACCACCGATGAGTGCCTGAGCCGGGATGCTGGCCAGAAGTCCCAATGCCAGCAGGAAAAGGTCGCGGCGCTCCTTGCGAAGGTTCCACAAGTACACCAGCATCAGTGCCGCAACGGCAGCCAGTGCGAAGGTCAGCAGACGGTTGCCGAACTCGATGAACCCGTGAACACCCATTTCCGGCGTGTTCACCAGCGAGTCACTGGTGCAGCGAGGCCAAGTGGGACAGCCCAGGCCGGAAGCTGTAAGGCGGACTGCTCCACCGGTGACAACCAGGACTGTCTGCCCAATGAGCGAGAACAGGGCGAGACGGCGGACCGTCTTGTTGACCTCGGTCGGCAACTTGGACGTCAGTCGCTGGACGGTTTTCGGGAGGCGCGAAGCCGTGCTCACAGTTTTCTCACTTCTCAGTTCTGCATTGTTGGTTGATACCGGGCTGGTTAGTTCCACTTGAACCAGCGGATGGCGGCGGCACCGGCCACCACGGTCCACAGTACGAGGATCACGACGGCGGCAATGGGGACAGTACCGTGCAGGAACGCTTCCCGCAGGGCCTCACCCAATGCTCCGGAGGGAAGGAAATGCACGATGCTCTGGACCAGTGCGGGGAGTCGTTCGGCCGGTACGACGATTCCGCCCAGGGCGCCAAAGAGTATCCACACCAGGTTGGTGATGGCCAACGTAGCCTCGGGGCGAACTGTGCCCGCCACGAGCAAACCCAGCGCAGTGAAGGCCGCGGCGCCAAGGATCAGCAATCCAAGTCCCGGAAGCCAAGCCTCTGGGCGGGGCTGCCAGCCCAGCAAGCCCGCGACTGCCCCCACTACCAGTACTTGGAGCACCAGGACCACCAGGACTGCCAGGACCTTACCGGCAATCAACCCGGTCCGGCCCAGGGGAGTGGTGGACAGGAAACGGAGGACGCCGTACCGGCGGTCAAAGCCCGTTGCGATGCCCTGGCCGGTGAAGGCCGTGGACATGGCGCACAGGGCCAGGATTCCGGGGGTGGCAACATCCACCCGCGAGCCGCCAAGGCCGTCAAGCAATGGGGTCACAGCCAAGCCCACCAGCGCCATCAGGGGCAGGACGATCGCGAGGATGAGTTGCTCACCGTTGCGCAGCATGGTGATGGTTTCGTAACGCCCTTGCTGCATGATCCGGCGGGGCAGTGATGCCGGTCCCGCGTTGGGTGAAAGCAGCTTGCTCATCGGACGTCCCTTCCGGAGATGTCAAGGAACACGTCTTCCAGGCTGCGGGCTTCCAGGCGCAGCGAGGCAGGCATGATGTTCCGTTCTGCCCACCAGGCCGTCAAGGCAGCGAGGTCCTTGGGAGTGAGTTCGCCGGTTACCGAGTAACTGCCTGATCGGCTCTCGCTGACCCGCAACTCCCCGCCAAGGACGCCTGTGAAGTCCAGGCCTGGGGGCGCATCGAAAAACAGGGTCCGGTCCGTAACAGTGGCGTCAGTAGTGTGGTCGTGTTGGAGAAGCCCGGCAACAGTTCCT
This Paenarthrobacter sp. GOM3 DNA region includes the following protein-coding sequences:
- a CDS encoding peptidase inhibitor family I36 protein — translated: MKKLLRTAGVMTIAGASVLTGVSAAQAAPACSTARVCLYDDYWFTGTQRTFGWVTSNVGTAANDKASSLVVGPPADPASPYVYFYVDDNFSGYSIIFRGGNAMNDLRGSAMVAGRNWDDEITSVWG
- a CDS encoding peptidoglycan-binding domain-containing protein — encoded protein: MKRVPRWWLVVVAVVVALSGMFAAYWAGSQAASMATSTQDTPEVIPVSATVERRAVAQQVTVAGKVVAGKTSPVTASLTDGIDRLVLTSTPKAVGDPVAPGELLAVVSGRPLLVMPANVPMYRDLVAGDSGPDVRALQEGLAGFGFAVKATGTFDQQTQDALEAWYKAAGFFAPTSSIVDASNKSAPAVMFRWRDFVQVPGDTGRVASIAATGAVLAEDGVVAQISIAEDTIVARATVLQAGNFAVGSSVTVRAGTVSVNTSVTAAGAFTEGDSGNNVVPGMDITFPIPPGTVGLAPGQSVTATSGSVPAESLAVPLIAIRQESGIAYVQLGADEGSKRIDVTVTAQADGWAALADVQGIAVGDKVLLP
- a CDS encoding ATP-binding cassette domain-containing protein, whose translation is MSAEGQLAPSIDPLGVDPLISLRHVSREFPGAKAVEDVNLDIRAGEFLAVVGPSGSGKSTLLNILGLLDAPTGGTYVVMGADVGVLPISQRAELRARTFGFIFQESHMVGRDAAARNAVLGLRSRGVAWKEQKRLVIPALRRFGLEDRAKTPASLLSGGERQRLAIARAVIGAPTVVLADEPTGSLDTANGRVVVDHLRQLQKGGTTVVVVTHDPGIAASADRTITMRDGRIIDDTGPVFPAEQGGQKHFTAGEHPPSLDRRRRHEVIDLVADALSALTTRPAKALLLVLAFLLGSGGLVAAVSLSESAAVKVSARIDSAANDEVRATRVGGYDSWAAVSTDLMASSLLPGVTAAGVVAEIPASEAQPSTFRPGSVPEAPTFGGAVLIADAAYLRLQGANVSYGDIALLDHSFGAPVAFLGRDAARQLGVAKPGPGVVVWLYGQPVSVVGIINNPGRDPILDGAVVVGVGSYPIASNKMAATLVLRTRTGAPAAIAEALPKALSPASPEAVEVQTVADLRELKHGINTDLGRMVAMVSVILLAIASLSAGTTMYVGVLARTQEIALRLALGMRRGALASMFLVEGALVGTLGGVAGAAAGMVAALAYSANEGWLPVIPADAAILGIAAGLLSGTLSAVYPAVVASRANPAQLIRS
- a CDS encoding COX15/CtaA family protein, translated to MSTASRLPKTVQRLTSKLPTEVNKTVRRLALFSLIGQTVLVVTGGAVRLTASGLGCPTWPRCTSDSLVNTPEMGVHGFIEFGNRLLTFALAAVAALMLVYLWNLRKERRDLFLLALGLLASIPAQALIGGITVLSGLNPWVVGLHFLVSMALVVLATLLVNRAYGRTGKFMNRTLPVLPTVARPLMLAVAVFSALSVMLGVVVTGAGPHAGDADAPRNDLDWDLFSHIHAVPAYLITGGTLFALYLVFRHKLVGPFRTATYLLLGVTLLQAVIGFTQYYNGIPALLVGAHMLGAAVLMSASTNAADVARSSQQR
- a CDS encoding ABC transporter permease encodes the protein MSKLLSPNAGPASLPRRIMQQGRYETITMLRNGEQLILAIVLPLMALVGLAVTPLLDGLGGSRVDVATPGILALCAMSTAFTGQGIATGFDRRYGVLRFLSTTPLGRTGLIAGKVLAVLVVLVLQVLVVGAVAGLLGWQPRPEAWLPGLGLLILGAAAFTALGLLVAGTVRPEATLAITNLVWILFGALGGIVVPAERLPALVQSIVHFLPSGALGEALREAFLHGTVPIAAVVILVLWTVVAGAAAIRWFKWN